A window from Candidatus Woesearchaeota archaeon encodes these proteins:
- a CDS encoding peptidylprolyl isomerase: MNVKKGDKIKVDYTGKLDDGTVFDTTDGKQPLEFEVGSGKVIKAFDQAVMGMEKGSQKNIHIESKDAYGQHNPQMMQKIPREQLPKQPEPKEGMMLLLKSPDGKQFPAKITEIGDKEVTLDLNHPLAGKDLNFDVKVVGIESA; the protein is encoded by the coding sequence ATGAATGTAAAGAAAGGAGATAAGATAAAAGTCGATTATACTGGGAAATTGGATGACGGAACTGTTTTTGATACCACAGACGGCAAGCAGCCGTTGGAATTCGAAGTAGGCTCTGGCAAAGTGATAAAAGCATTCGACCAGGCAGTAATGGGGATGGAAAAAGGGAGCCAAAAAAATATCCACATTGAGTCAAAGGACGCCTACGGCCAGCACAATCCTCAGATGATGCAGAAAATACCAAGAGAGCAGCTGCCCAAACAGCCCGAGCCTAAAGAAGGAATGATGCTTCTTCTGAAATCTCCGGACGGAAAGCAATTCCCTGCTAAAATAACTGAAATAGGCGACAAGGAAGTCACTCTGGACTTAAACCATCCCCTGGCAGGAAAGGATTTAAATTTTGATGTTAAGGTAGTGGGAATAGAAAGCGCTTAA